A single genomic interval of Phocoenobacter uteri harbors:
- the rpmF gene encoding 50S ribosomal protein L32: protein MAVQQNRKTRSKRGMRRSHDALTTAAVSVDARGETHLRHHVSADGFYKGRKIK, encoded by the coding sequence ATGGCTGTTCAACAAAACCGTAAAACTCGTTCAAAACGTGGCATGCGTCGTTCACACGATGCTTTAACAACTGCAGCAGTATCAGTAGATGCTCGTGGTGAAACTCATTTACGTCACCACGTAAGTGCAGATGGTTTCTACAAAGGTCGTAAAATTAAGTAA
- the yceD gene encoding 23S rRNA accumulation protein YceD codes for MKKVKLPLTINPRKDAQHRADYEGVFVNAQLKRLGEIVRQVQSDAQITLSLGIDSQGLTVMKGTAQVDVELECQRCGNPFSQTLECNFSFSPVSNMDQADNLPEIYEPMELNEFGEVNLLDIIIDEFILNLPLVPKHDDEHCEVSVADMVFGEIPDEEAKKPNPFAVLANLKK; via the coding sequence ATGAAAAAGGTAAAACTACCCCTAACAATTAACCCAAGAAAAGATGCACAGCATCGAGCAGACTATGAAGGTGTTTTTGTAAATGCCCAATTAAAACGCTTAGGCGAAATTGTTAGACAGGTGCAAAGTGATGCACAAATTACTCTATCGCTTGGTATCGATTCACAAGGCTTGACTGTAATGAAAGGTACAGCACAAGTTGATGTTGAGTTAGAATGTCAGCGTTGTGGTAACCCATTTTCACAAACATTGGAATGTAACTTTAGTTTCAGTCCAGTATCAAATATGGATCAGGCGGACAATTTGCCCGAAATTTACGAGCCAATGGAATTAAATGAATTTGGCGAAGTAAATTTACTAGATATAATTATTGACGAATTTATTCTAAATTTACCCCTAGTCCCGAAACATGATGATGAACACTGTGAAGTGTCCGTGGCGGATATGGTATTTGGTGAAATTCCTGACGAGGAAGCAAAAAAACCAAATCCGTTCGCTGTATTAGCTAACTTAAAAAAATAA
- a CDS encoding paraquat-inducible protein A → MKQDSSYLQCCKECNSVIKIANSDQNHTAYCPNCDEILQQGSSWSLTRCTILAIAILILLPFGLSFPLMNIDLLGVPIYASVWGGVWKMATSGYAITAFMVLFCSVIMPVAFASLVVLIALQRLIKQRPHYSLLLLSKAQQWVMLDVYLVALGVAAFKVREYAQLHFDIYLSAFLITAVSMTLLFIKIDLKRMWQEFYPEYHNVSPDCSSDVQLCSVCEYTFAEQIMDKKGQLRCPRCESNLSVSEKVKLQRVWATLIAGTIMMIPANILPISSTLFAGSISADSLISGVMLFIDMGSYAVAAIVFIASIFVPFSKVAIIFYLLLAIRYRWKHNIHRQLKLLHYVHFVGRWSMLDLFVLALMMSLVERGQIISFSVGGAAVFFGSAVFLTMISSSNLDAKMLWDIHKEKK, encoded by the coding sequence ATGAAACAAGATTCCTCCTATTTACAATGCTGTAAAGAATGTAATTCGGTAATAAAAATTGCAAATTCTGATCAAAATCATACCGCTTACTGTCCAAATTGTGATGAAATTTTACAACAAGGTAGCTCTTGGAGTTTGACTCGGTGTACGATTTTGGCCATTGCTATTTTAATCTTGCTTCCTTTTGGTTTAAGTTTTCCGTTGATGAATATTGACCTATTGGGCGTGCCTATCTATGCTTCGGTATGGGGGGGCGTTTGGAAAATGGCAACCTCTGGTTATGCTATAACGGCTTTTATGGTACTTTTCTGCTCTGTGATTATGCCCGTTGCTTTTGCTTCTCTCGTTGTGTTAATCGCTTTGCAACGACTCATTAAACAGCGTCCTCATTACAGTTTATTGTTGTTGTCTAAGGCTCAGCAATGGGTAATGCTAGATGTTTATCTTGTGGCATTAGGGGTTGCTGCATTTAAAGTTCGTGAATATGCTCAGTTACATTTTGATATTTATCTTTCTGCTTTTTTGATTACAGCTGTTTCGATGACATTATTATTTATTAAAATTGATCTTAAACGAATGTGGCAAGAATTTTATCCAGAATATCATAATGTATCGCCAGACTGTTCTAGTGATGTGCAGTTGTGTTCTGTGTGTGAATATACGTTTGCAGAGCAAATTATGGATAAAAAAGGGCAGTTACGCTGTCCTCGCTGTGAAAGTAATTTATCGGTATCTGAAAAAGTAAAATTGCAACGCGTTTGGGCGACGCTTATTGCAGGCACAATAATGATGATTCCAGCCAATATTTTGCCTATTTCAAGTACACTTTTTGCTGGTTCAATTTCTGCGGATTCGTTGATTTCAGGAGTAATGCTATTTATTGATATGGGTAGTTATGCTGTGGCTGCGATTGTATTTATTGCGAGTATTTTTGTGCCATTTAGTAAAGTTGCCATCATTTTTTATTTATTGTTAGCGATTCGTTATCGTTGGAAACATAACATTCACAGACAGTTGAAGTTATTACATTATGTGCATTTTGTTGGCCGTTGGTCGATGTTAGATTTATTTGTGCTGGCATTGATGATGTCATTGGTTGAACGAGGGCAAATTATTAGCTTTTCTGTAGGTGGTGCAGCGGTATTTTTTGGCTCTGCAGTATTTTTAACAATGATTTCATCTTCAAATTTAGATGCAAAAATGTTGTGGGATATACACAAAGAGAAGAAATAA
- a CDS encoding diacylglycerol kinase, protein MQKHTGFTHLFKATIYSLQGLKAAFKYEAGFRHEVLGAIFLIPLAFVLGETKIEIALMIASVLMVFVTELLNSGLEAIVDRVGTEYHELSGRAKDLGSAAVFMAMVTCAVVWAIILFL, encoded by the coding sequence ATGCAAAAACATACTGGTTTTACGCATCTTTTTAAAGCAACAATCTACTCTTTACAAGGCTTAAAAGCCGCCTTTAAATACGAAGCAGGATTTCGCCACGAAGTGCTAGGAGCGATTTTTCTGATTCCTCTCGCATTCGTTTTAGGCGAAACAAAAATAGAAATTGCGTTAATGATTGCCTCAGTGCTAATGGTTTTCGTCACAGAATTATTAAATAGTGGCCTCGAAGCCATTGTGGATCGTGTAGGCACGGAATATCACGAATTATCTGGACGAGCCAAAGATCTTGGTTCTGCCGCTGTCTTTATGGCAATGGTGACCTGTGCGGTTGTTTGGGCAATTATTCTGTTTCTGTAA
- the rho gene encoding transcription termination factor Rho, with the protein MHLTQLKTMPVSELLTLGESQGLENLGRLRKQDIIFAILKQHAKSGEDIFGRGVLEILPDGFGFLRSNDSSYLAGPDDIYVSPSQIRRFNLQTGDSIEGKIRPPKDSERYFALLKVSKVNDDKPEVSRNKILFENLTPLHPISRLKMERGNGSSEDLTARILDLAAPIGKGQRGLIVAPPKAGKTVLLQNIAQSITANYPECELIVLLIDERPEEVTEMTRSVKGEVIASTFDEPASRHVQVAEMVIEKAKRLVEHKKDVVILLDSITRLARAYNTVTPSSGKILSGGVDANALHRPKRFFGAARNIEEGGSLTIIATALVDTGSKMDEVIFEEFKGTGNMELHLSRKIAEKRVFPAINFNPSGTRKEDLITTPDELQKMWVLRKIINPMDEVTAMEFLIDKLMVAKTNDEFFEIMKRS; encoded by the coding sequence ATGCATTTAACACAGTTAAAAACAATGCCTGTTTCAGAATTACTGACATTAGGCGAATCACAAGGCTTAGAAAATCTAGGTCGTTTACGTAAACAAGATATTATTTTCGCTATTTTAAAACAACACGCAAAAAGTGGTGAAGACATTTTCGGACGAGGCGTATTAGAAATTTTACCAGATGGTTTTGGTTTCTTACGTTCTAATGATAGTTCGTATTTAGCAGGGCCAGACGATATTTACGTTTCTCCAAGTCAAATTCGCCGTTTTAATCTACAAACGGGTGATAGCATTGAAGGTAAAATTAGACCGCCAAAAGACAGCGAACGCTATTTTGCCCTTCTTAAAGTATCAAAAGTTAATGACGATAAACCTGAAGTCTCTCGTAACAAAATCTTATTTGAAAACTTAACCCCATTACACCCAATCTCACGTTTAAAAATGGAACGTGGTAATGGTTCAAGTGAAGATTTAACGGCTCGAATTTTAGATTTAGCCGCACCCATCGGTAAAGGTCAGCGTGGTTTGATCGTAGCACCACCAAAAGCGGGTAAAACGGTTTTACTTCAAAATATCGCACAAAGTATTACTGCAAATTATCCTGAATGTGAGTTAATCGTACTATTGATTGATGAGCGTCCAGAAGAAGTAACAGAAATGACTCGTTCAGTAAAAGGCGAGGTGATTGCTTCAACCTTTGATGAGCCAGCCTCTCGTCACGTACAAGTGGCTGAAATGGTGATTGAAAAAGCAAAACGTTTAGTTGAGCATAAAAAAGATGTCGTCATTTTATTAGACTCAATCACCCGTTTAGCACGTGCTTACAATACTGTTACGCCTTCATCAGGTAAAATTCTTTCTGGTGGTGTGGATGCAAACGCTTTACATCGTCCAAAACGTTTCTTCGGTGCGGCACGTAATATTGAAGAAGGTGGAAGCTTAACCATTATTGCAACAGCACTTGTGGATACAGGTTCAAAAATGGACGAAGTAATCTTTGAAGAGTTTAAAGGAACGGGTAATATGGAATTACACCTTTCTCGTAAAATTGCTGAAAAACGTGTGTTCCCTGCGATTAACTTTAATCCTTCTGGTACACGTAAAGAAGATTTAATTACGACACCTGATGAACTACAAAAAATGTGGGTACTTCGTAAGATTATCAATCCTATGGACGAAGTGACCGCAATGGAATTCTTAATTGATAAGTTAATGGTTGCTAAAACTAACGATGAATTTTTTGAGATAATGAAACGTTCATAG
- a CDS encoding ubiquinone biosynthesis accessory factor UbiJ, whose protein sequence is MLAQLKQQLMLPQLGIGILETSFNHLIKRSPHCLTTLRKLNETTLSIILLQPEFRCVIVFSDTQTNWLLNYEGEPNCSVTLQRSALPKLADKSKLTTLINNKTLLLEGDIQVLQHFVQLLDELEKDPAELLSPFVGDVIAQGSTDLARGVLNKVKQQVFQTQEHLVDNLINERPVLVHQLEIANFCDEVTALEKRVNQLEMRMQK, encoded by the coding sequence ATGTTAGCTCAACTAAAACAACAACTTATGTTACCTCAGCTTGGTATTGGTATCTTAGAAACCAGCTTTAATCATCTAATCAAACGTTCCCCTCATTGCTTAACTACTTTACGCAAACTTAATGAAACAACGCTTTCTATTATATTATTACAGCCTGAATTTCGCTGTGTAATTGTATTTAGTGACACACAAACAAATTGGCTTTTAAATTATGAAGGCGAACCAAATTGCAGTGTAACTTTACAACGTTCAGCTCTGCCTAAGCTTGCAGATAAAAGCAAACTGACAACGTTAATCAATAATAAAACCTTACTTTTAGAAGGTGATATCCAAGTTTTACAACATTTTGTCCAATTGCTTGATGAATTAGAAAAAGATCCGGCTGAGTTACTTTCACCTTTTGTGGGCGATGTGATAGCACAAGGCTCAACAGATCTCGCTAGAGGGGTGCTAAATAAAGTCAAACAACAAGTTTTTCAAACCCAAGAACATTTGGTGGATAATCTGATCAACGAACGCCCTGTTTTAGTACATCAACTTGAAATTGCAAATTTTTGTGATGAAGTAACCGCTTTGGAAAAGCGTGTGAATCAGCTTGAAATGAGAATGCAAAAATAA
- a CDS encoding BCCT family transporter — MKPKKHHDKYSIHNTDYEIGQDNIQKWGFDIHNAVFGISAGLIILFLAAVLIADSHVAKEVLDGIKWKIIGNFDSLFIIAGNIFVIFCLALIVLPVGRIRLGGADAKPEHSRVSWFAMLFAAGMGIGLMFWSVAEPVAYYTGWYKTPLNVVANTKEAADLAMGATMYHWGLHPWAAYALVALSLAFFAYNKGLPLSIRSVFYPLLGERTWGWIGHIIDVLAVVATLFGLATSLGLGAQQAAGGLHHIFGFENNITLQIVIIVVVTLVALYSVVKGVDGGVKLLSNINMGIAVALLLFVAGLNIAIVSDTIPTTLTAYVKNIIPLSNPFGREDEAWFQGWTVFYWAWWFSWSPFVGMFIARVSKGRTIREFLLAVLIVPTLVTLVWMSTFGGVAIDQVLNKVGALGQNGLKEVSLAMFQMFDALPFASILSFVGIILVLVFFVTSSDSGSLVIDSITAGGKVDAPVPQRIFWATIQGAVAASLIWVGGTEAIQALQAGAISTALPFTIILLLMCVSLVMGLRTERYK, encoded by the coding sequence ATGAAACCAAAAAAACATCACGATAAGTACAGTATTCACAATACTGATTACGAAATCGGACAAGATAATATCCAAAAATGGGGCTTTGATATTCACAATGCTGTTTTCGGTATTAGTGCGGGCTTAATTATTCTTTTCTTAGCAGCAGTATTGATCGCTGATTCTCATGTAGCAAAAGAAGTATTAGATGGCATTAAATGGAAAATCATCGGCAATTTTGACAGTTTATTTATTATTGCAGGTAATATTTTTGTTATTTTCTGTTTAGCGTTAATCGTGTTACCTGTTGGACGTATCCGTTTAGGCGGTGCAGATGCAAAACCTGAGCATTCACGTGTTTCTTGGTTTGCAATGTTATTCGCAGCAGGAATGGGGATCGGTTTAATGTTCTGGTCTGTGGCAGAGCCTGTGGCTTACTATACTGGCTGGTATAAAACGCCATTAAATGTGGTTGCAAATACCAAAGAAGCGGCTGATCTTGCAATGGGTGCAACAATGTATCACTGGGGCTTACACCCTTGGGCAGCTTATGCATTAGTGGCACTTTCATTAGCATTCTTTGCTTATAACAAAGGCTTACCTCTTTCTATCCGTTCTGTGTTCTATCCATTATTGGGTGAAAGAACGTGGGGTTGGATTGGACACATCATTGACGTTTTAGCCGTAGTTGCAACACTATTTGGTTTAGCAACATCATTAGGTTTAGGCGCTCAACAAGCTGCGGGTGGTTTACACCATATTTTCGGCTTTGAAAATAACATTACCTTACAAATCGTTATCATCGTTGTGGTAACCCTAGTTGCCCTTTACTCTGTAGTAAAAGGCGTTGATGGCGGTGTGAAATTATTAAGTAACATCAATATGGGTATCGCGGTTGCATTATTACTTTTTGTTGCTGGATTAAATATCGCTATCGTTTCTGACACAATTCCAACCACATTAACGGCTTATGTAAAAAATATTATTCCATTAAGTAATCCGTTTGGACGCGAAGATGAAGCGTGGTTCCAAGGCTGGACAGTATTCTACTGGGCGTGGTGGTTCTCTTGGTCACCATTCGTGGGTATGTTCATTGCTCGTGTATCAAAAGGACGCACAATCCGTGAATTCTTACTCGCTGTATTGATTGTTCCAACGTTAGTGACTTTAGTTTGGATGTCTACTTTCGGTGGTGTAGCGATTGATCAAGTGTTAAATAAAGTAGGTGCATTAGGTCAAAATGGCTTAAAAGAAGTGTCACTTGCAATGTTCCAAATGTTTGACGCATTGCCATTTGCAAGCATTCTTTCATTTGTAGGTATTATTTTAGTATTAGTGTTCTTCGTGACTTCATCAGACTCAGGTTCATTAGTAATTGATAGTATTACCGCAGGTGGTAAAGTGGACGCACCCGTGCCACAACGTATCTTCTGGGCAACCATTCAAGGTGCTGTTGCAGCCTCATTGATTTGGGTGGGTGGAACAGAAGCAATTCAAGCACTCCAAGCAGGAGCTATCTCAACGGCACTACCATTTACAATTATTCTATTGTTAATGTGTGTAAGCTTAGTGATGGGATTACGCACCGAGCGTTATAAGTAA
- the ruvA gene encoding Holliday junction branch migration protein RuvA, with product MIGRLHGKIIEKTPPEIVLDVQGVGYELLLPMTSFYNLPNVGEETTLFTHLSIREDAHLLFGFSEKIDRTLFRDLIKTNGVGPKLALAILSAMSVYDFATAIENEDVVKLTKIPGIGKKTAERLLVELKGKFKSVAQTDFFMEQSSHQTAQINTPNPTDEAKEALISLGYKATEIEKMLKHITQKDLSSEEIIREALKRSL from the coding sequence ATGATCGGACGATTACACGGCAAAATTATTGAAAAAACGCCACCTGAAATTGTGTTAGATGTGCAAGGTGTCGGCTATGAATTACTCCTCCCAATGACCAGTTTTTATAACTTACCCAATGTTGGAGAAGAAACCACACTTTTTACTCATTTAAGTATTCGAGAAGATGCCCATTTACTTTTTGGTTTTTCAGAAAAAATCGATCGCACCTTATTTAGAGACTTAATTAAAACCAACGGCGTTGGACCTAAGCTTGCCCTTGCGATTTTATCGGCAATGTCGGTGTATGACTTTGCGACAGCAATTGAAAATGAAGATGTCGTAAAATTAACTAAAATACCAGGAATAGGTAAAAAAACAGCAGAACGTTTGCTTGTAGAATTAAAAGGCAAATTCAAATCTGTGGCACAAACTGACTTCTTTATGGAACAATCTAGTCATCAGACAGCACAAATAAATACACCTAATCCAACCGATGAAGCAAAAGAAGCATTGATTTCATTAGGTTATAAAGCAACAGAAATTGAGAAAATGTTAAAACATATTACTCAAAAAGATCTCAGTAGCGAAGAGATTATTCGTGAGGCATTGAAGCGTTCGTTATAA
- a CDS encoding YjjI family glycine radical enzyme gives MQSTIQDILDTVKSDALTCQQKGMLLANIAERLINPKELLNYTEEEYQYIANHMICDLNEGYAIYRPRYILPDYNVYIQKGCQFLDLPVPTNLDEVLDGLLIIYSHVPSITTFPVYIGRLDLLLDPFITDEEQDYIKIKRFLNHVDKTVPDSFCHANVGPVDTKAGRLILKAVIELENPTPNMTIRYDKAQTSQEFAELAAKACLLVSKPSFANDPYYKSELGEAYGIASCYNALPECGGAYTLTRLRLGTIGRACKTVDEMVNHLLPKVAKLALSTMDKRHKFLVEESNFFKSDFLVKEGFLQPHNFTSMLAIVGLADATNHLLQCEGIDETFGKSVRGDEIATAIMDKLEAITNAHKGLYVERTHGRYLLHAQVGASINEEDKANTPAHRIRVGQEPSLLPHLKQSAPYHKYFPSGTGDLFAFDQTYVDHLDAVVDIIDGAFANGYRYITTYLKNTDLIRVTGYLVKKSEVEKFRKGEAVMRDTTWFGSGTDECAQVFDRQLRDEKDVNA, from the coding sequence ATGCAATCAACCATTCAAGATATTTTAGACACCGTCAAATCGGACGCCTTAACTTGTCAGCAAAAAGGCATGTTACTGGCGAACATTGCGGAGCGTCTCATCAATCCAAAAGAATTACTCAACTACACGGAAGAAGAATATCAATATATCGCAAATCATATGATTTGCGATTTGAATGAAGGTTATGCGATTTATCGTCCACGCTATATTTTGCCTGATTACAATGTGTATATTCAAAAAGGTTGCCAGTTTTTGGATTTGCCCGTGCCGACGAATTTGGATGAAGTGTTAGACGGCTTGTTGATTATTTATTCCCACGTGCCGTCAATTACCACTTTCCCTGTGTATATCGGTCGCCTTGATCTCTTGCTCGATCCTTTTATCACCGATGAAGAGCAGGATTACATCAAAATTAAACGTTTCTTAAATCACGTCGATAAAACCGTGCCGGATTCTTTCTGTCACGCTAACGTTGGACCTGTGGACACCAAAGCGGGGCGTTTAATCTTAAAAGCCGTGATTGAGCTTGAAAATCCAACCCCAAATATGACGATTCGCTACGACAAAGCTCAAACTTCGCAAGAATTTGCTGAACTTGCTGCAAAAGCGTGTTTACTTGTTTCAAAGCCATCATTTGCGAATGATCCATATTACAAATCAGAACTTGGCGAAGCCTATGGTATTGCAAGTTGTTATAACGCCTTACCTGAATGTGGCGGGGCTTACACCTTAACGCGTTTACGTTTGGGTACTATCGGACGAGCTTGTAAAACCGTTGATGAAATGGTTAATCATTTATTACCAAAAGTGGCAAAATTGGCCCTTTCTACCATGGATAAACGCCATAAATTCTTAGTGGAAGAGAGCAACTTCTTCAAAAGCGATTTCTTGGTAAAAGAAGGCTTTTTACAGCCCCACAATTTCACGAGTATGCTTGCCATCGTAGGGCTGGCGGATGCCACCAACCATTTGTTACAGTGCGAAGGCATTGATGAAACCTTTGGAAAAAGTGTAAGAGGCGATGAAATTGCGACCGCCATTATGGATAAATTAGAAGCAATAACGAATGCACACAAAGGGCTATATGTAGAACGCACTCACGGACGTTACCTACTACACGCACAAGTGGGGGCAAGCATCAACGAAGAAGACAAAGCCAATACCCCTGCTCACCGTATCCGTGTTGGGCAAGAGCCATCATTACTGCCACACTTAAAACAATCCGCCCCTTATCATAAATATTTCCCATCAGGCACGGGGGATCTTTTCGCTTTTGATCAAACTTATGTTGATCATTTAGATGCGGTGGTGGATATTATTGATGGTGCCTTTGCGAATGGCTATCGCTACATAACAACTTATCTCAAAAATACCGATTTAATCCGCGTGACAGGTTATCTTGTGAAGAAAAGCGAAGTAGAAAAATTTAGAAAAGGCGAAGCGGTTATGCGTGACACCACTTGGTTCGGCTCTGGCACAGACGAATGTGCCCAAGTGTTTGACCGCCAACTGCGTGATGAAAAAGATGTAAATGCCTAA
- a CDS encoding radical SAM protein yields the protein MPNLQIFHKKQPLDNPVSLSEITLPLHRIIPFSNVEGMGNRTSIFLQGCKLNCLYCHNPETIPRYTAESKNVSLDYLYQQVMDAVPFIRGVTVSGGEPTIHHKKLVPLFKALKEQGLTCYLDSCGFFDFEKTKELIDVTDKFLFDLKGIGDGLQSLCFDRKNREGKVYPERIAITDPFHQRIKRSNLDRNLQNLEKLLKLNKVEEIRLVMINGFFDGKLLLESVAQLNPSKDVILKIIRVHNKGSRDPDGLAPYIPTIEDMDQLVDYAKQCGFKKVVTVY from the coding sequence ATGCCTAATTTGCAAATTTTTCATAAAAAACAACCGCTTGATAACCCCGTTTCTCTAAGCGAAATTACCCTCCCTCTACATCGGATTATCCCCTTTTCCAATGTGGAGGGAATGGGCAATCGCACCAGTATTTTTCTGCAAGGTTGCAAGCTCAACTGCTTGTATTGCCACAACCCTGAAACTATCCCACGCTACACTGCTGAAAGCAAAAATGTCAGCTTAGATTATTTGTATCAGCAAGTCATGGATGCCGTACCTTTTATTCGTGGCGTAACTGTTTCAGGAGGCGAACCAACCATTCACCATAAAAAATTAGTTCCCCTGTTCAAAGCCCTAAAAGAGCAAGGTTTGACTTGTTACTTGGATAGCTGTGGCTTTTTTGATTTTGAAAAAACCAAAGAATTGATCGACGTTACCGATAAATTTTTATTTGATCTCAAAGGGATAGGCGACGGTTTACAAAGCCTCTGTTTTGATCGTAAAAATCGAGAGGGCAAGGTTTATCCTGAAAGAATCGCGATAACGGATCCCTTTCACCAAAGGATCAAGCGGTCAAATTTAGATCGAAATTTACAAAATTTAGAAAAATTGCTGAAATTAAACAAAGTGGAAGAAATCCGCTTAGTCATGATAAATGGCTTTTTTGATGGAAAATTATTGCTTGAAAGCGTTGCTCAGCTTAATCCATCAAAAGACGTAATTTTAAAAATAATCCGCGTACATAATAAAGGGTCGAGAGACCCTGACGGTTTAGCCCCTTATATTCCAACTATTGAAGATATGGATCAATTAGTAGATTATGCAAAACAGTGTGGATTTAAGAAAGTGGTAACAGTTTATTAA
- a CDS encoding FAD-dependent oxidoreductase, with amino-acid sequence MQDVIVIGGGMVGAATALGLAKQGLNVALLEKRALPTFSSEQPYDLRISAISKASVQLLDELGAWQAIQTMRVCPYDGLETWEIDGFNTVFSAQDLGLNELGYMVENNVIQLGLWQCLKDYPNCQQAVGFEQLSAKNEQGIWTITIDDQQQFSAPLIVAADGANSQVRGWAGIGLTSWQYRQHCLLAVVKTELPQQSVTWQQFHHSGPRAFLPLLDYQGCVVWYDSPQRIKELQNLSSEKLTTEILTHFPQRLGQIEVENCGAFPLTRQHAQSYFKNGIVLVGDSAHTINPLAGQGVNLGFKDVKALLNVLEKAQQKGENLASDEVLKRYQNKRKPDNLLMQSGMDFFYKTFKTDLLPLKIVRNLGLFTADKITPLKNRALKYAIGL; translated from the coding sequence ATGCAAGATGTAATCGTGATTGGTGGTGGAATGGTTGGGGCTGCCACAGCGTTAGGTTTGGCAAAGCAAGGGTTAAACGTTGCTTTGCTTGAAAAAAGAGCCTTACCAACATTTTCATCTGAACAGCCTTATGATTTACGCATTTCAGCAATCAGCAAAGCCTCCGTTCAATTATTGGACGAGTTAGGGGCGTGGCAAGCCATTCAAACGATGCGAGTTTGCCCTTATGACGGTTTGGAAACGTGGGAAATTGACGGGTTTAATACGGTATTTTCCGCACAGGATTTAGGGCTGAATGAACTGGGCTATATGGTTGAAAATAATGTAATCCAGCTCGGTTTATGGCAATGTTTAAAAGATTATCCAAATTGTCAGCAAGCGGTCGGATTTGAACAACTTTCTGCAAAAAATGAACAGGGCATTTGGACGATAACCATTGATGATCAACAACAATTTTCTGCCCCTTTAATTGTCGCCGCTGACGGTGCAAATTCTCAGGTGCGTGGTTGGGCTGGGATTGGGCTAACCAGTTGGCAATATCGTCAGCACTGTTTATTAGCTGTCGTCAAAACTGAATTACCGCAACAGAGCGTGACTTGGCAACAATTTCATCATAGCGGACCTCGTGCTTTTTTACCTTTATTAGATTATCAAGGTTGTGTGGTTTGGTACGATTCGCCACAACGTATCAAGGAATTACAAAACCTTTCATCAGAAAAATTAACCACAGAAATTCTGACACACTTTCCACAACGTTTAGGACAAATTGAAGTGGAAAATTGTGGGGCGTTCCCACTCACTCGCCAACACGCCCAAAGCTATTTTAAAAATGGGATTGTATTGGTGGGAGACTCGGCTCATACGATCAACCCACTGGCTGGACAAGGAGTAAATTTAGGCTTTAAAGATGTCAAAGCCCTCTTAAATGTATTAGAAAAAGCCCAACAAAAAGGCGAGAATTTGGCGAGTGATGAGGTGTTAAAACGCTATCAAAACAAACGTAAACCTGATAATTTGTTAATGCAATCCGGAATGGATTTCTTCTATAAAACCTTTAAAACGGATTTATTGCCCCTTAAAATTGTCAGAAATTTAGGGTTATTTACCGCAGATAAAATTACGCCTTTGAAAAATCGTGCATTGAAATATGCGATTGGGTTGTAA